In one window of Prevotella sp. E13-17 DNA:
- a CDS encoding YihY/virulence factor BrkB family protein, whose amino-acid sequence MKLKVRNLQQSSVYKIAYLAIRFFTKERVVNQASALTYSTLLAIVPIMAVIFAIARGFGYNRYIELWFRDAFSSQPQVADVIIGFVNSYLVHTKSGIFLGVGLIFMLYTVMLLVNHIEIAFNEIWQVKRKRSIFRTVTDYFAMFFLFPIFIVISTGISLFLATMANSMTDFLLLGSFVRKLIDMSPYMLMSLMFIGLYVFMPNTHVKVKNAIIPGILSGIAMQLVQFFYIHSQMWVTGYNAIYGSFAALPMFMLWVQISWNICLFGAELTYTSQNFDFYVYNGRTEDISHRYQLMLCALLMSIVCRRFADGRKGPTAEELRQASGIPIRIVYDLLYRLQESHLLIEITPDEKGDESRYLPAESLDNLSVGVMVDRLEAQGRWQLDLPVTNLLTDEWSRAIVQRNAYLRRSRDIRLESLYKGE is encoded by the coding sequence ATGAAGTTAAAAGTTAGAAACCTTCAACAGTCTTCCGTCTATAAGATAGCCTATCTTGCTATTCGCTTTTTCACTAAGGAACGAGTCGTTAATCAGGCTTCGGCTCTGACCTACAGTACACTGCTAGCCATTGTGCCCATCATGGCAGTCATCTTTGCCATCGCTCGTGGTTTTGGTTATAATCGCTATATAGAGTTATGGTTTCGCGATGCTTTCTCGTCGCAGCCTCAGGTGGCCGATGTCATCATTGGTTTTGTGAATAGCTATTTAGTACACACCAAGAGTGGCATTTTCTTGGGTGTCGGTCTTATCTTTATGCTCTATACCGTGATGCTGCTGGTTAATCACATTGAAATTGCCTTCAATGAGATTTGGCAGGTGAAGCGGAAGCGCAGCATCTTTCGCACAGTGACTGATTATTTTGCCATGTTCTTCCTCTTTCCAATCTTTATTGTTATCTCTACTGGCATTAGTCTTTTTCTTGCCACGATGGCCAATTCGATGACTGATTTCCTGCTGCTGGGGTCGTTTGTTCGCAAACTTATAGACATGTCGCCCTATATGCTCATGTCGTTAATGTTTATTGGTTTGTATGTGTTTATGCCCAATACGCATGTCAAAGTGAAAAATGCCATTATTCCAGGCATTCTGTCTGGCATTGCCATGCAGTTGGTACAGTTTTTCTATATTCATTCTCAGATGTGGGTGACGGGATATAACGCCATCTATGGTTCGTTTGCTGCCCTGCCAATGTTCATGTTGTGGGTGCAGATATCGTGGAACATTTGTCTTTTTGGTGCCGAACTAACTTACACATCGCAAAATTTTGACTTCTATGTCTATAATGGACGTACCGAGGATATCAGTCATCGCTACCAACTGATGCTTTGTGCCTTGCTCATGAGTATCGTGTGTCGTCGTTTCGCCGATGGACGCAAGGGACCCACTGCAGAAGAACTGCGACAAGCATCGGGCATACCTATCCGCATTGTCTATGATCTTTTGTATCGATTGCAAGAGTCTCACCTGCTGATAGAAATCACTCCCGATGAGAAAGGCGACGAGTCGCGCTATCTTCCTGCCGAGAGTCTTGACAATTTGAGCGTAGGTGTTATGGTAGATCGACTTGAGGCTCAAGGCCGATGGCAGTTAGACTTGCCTGTGACCAACTTGTTGACAGATGAGTGGTCAAGAGCCATCGTGCAACGAAATGCCTACTTGCGTCGTTCTCGCGACATTCGTCTCGAATCTCTCTATAAAGGGGAATAA
- a CDS encoding discoidin domain-containing protein, whose translation MSILKTNGSSSKTRVAELDQIKFLPFDINHLQQPSSETQSQPATMIMKLINGAQMRTSVDEVKDISFADTLYHTNSMGQHILETDELFWPDDRLLPHLLPPASTIKTLDMPAARLGNAERVMFCTLQGIVNRTCPRILLYNHNEEPQSTWPSANGLRTSAISTGNPYELVKSYMEELNGLVLYTNELSDHYANLAVTIGGLDRLLPVTPEVKEKLEANGIQLPVKVDLTQLTMSTATDIYTYLYDNYWKRCNHRLLISLNPTIPYVHDIGAACGSACVWLDPRIQSERNVLDKMLADMTPGRDIVLGWYPEERSGVGEATRYGLSTVPADFFENATIYSAVNKPIKIAPVPKRPKLENKIYAAVYISDGDNIQYCQHAMAKIFEQGGRGQMPMNWTISPALADIAPGMLNYYYGKASTNDCFVCGPSGLGYAMPYDAHNKVYYSHMLKTELFDKYTQLTQRYLEKTGLRIITIWDNISNNQGACYAKNCSYLYGLTINDWERQNGRLTGKIQSGSLPIAPLYPCYANSADVVNDFFNRDISNFDGKKPMFVTGQVTVWDVGPDKLVALKEKLNTLSPGNVSIVRADHWFSYYREANHMPFNITMLEDMTITSSAAKTPARYAADGSPSTGNIWISRMANQQSWILMDFKEPYEISRYVIRHAETSGLDAELNTRDFTMEISMDGETWTTIGTHTGNTAPVTDVTITPRQARYVRLNVTNGGADGYIRIGDIEIEGMH comes from the coding sequence ATGAGCATACTGAAAACCAACGGTAGCAGTAGTAAAACACGAGTAGCAGAACTAGACCAAATCAAGTTTCTACCATTTGACATTAACCATCTGCAACAACCTTCGAGTGAAACCCAGAGCCAGCCTGCAACCATGATCATGAAACTGATCAACGGTGCACAGATGCGCACCAGTGTGGACGAGGTGAAGGACATTTCGTTTGCTGACACGCTCTATCATACCAACAGTATGGGACAGCACATTCTGGAAACAGACGAGCTATTCTGGCCCGACGATCGACTGCTGCCACATCTGTTACCACCGGCCTCTACGATCAAGACGCTCGACATGCCTGCCGCACGACTGGGCAATGCCGAACGCGTGATGTTCTGCACACTGCAAGGCATCGTCAACCGCACCTGTCCGCGTATTCTGCTCTATAACCACAATGAAGAGCCACAAAGCACATGGCCATCTGCCAACGGACTGAGAACGAGTGCCATTTCAACAGGAAATCCCTACGAACTGGTGAAGTCTTATATGGAAGAGCTCAACGGACTAGTGCTCTACACTAATGAGTTGAGCGACCATTATGCCAACCTGGCTGTTACCATTGGCGGACTTGACAGACTATTGCCCGTGACACCTGAGGTGAAAGAAAAACTTGAGGCCAATGGCATTCAACTGCCTGTAAAGGTCGATCTGACGCAACTCACCATGAGTACAGCCACCGACATCTATACTTACCTCTACGACAACTACTGGAAGCGCTGCAACCATCGATTGTTAATAAGCCTGAACCCTACCATCCCCTACGTACACGACATCGGTGCTGCATGCGGATCTGCATGTGTTTGGCTGGACCCACGCATACAGAGTGAACGAAACGTGTTGGACAAAATGCTGGCCGACATGACTCCCGGACGCGACATCGTGTTAGGATGGTACCCCGAAGAGCGATCGGGCGTGGGCGAGGCAACAAGATACGGTCTGTCAACCGTCCCAGCGGACTTCTTCGAGAATGCCACCATCTATTCTGCCGTCAACAAACCAATCAAGATTGCTCCGGTGCCCAAGCGCCCCAAGCTAGAGAATAAAATCTATGCAGCCGTATATATCAGTGATGGCGACAACATACAATATTGTCAGCACGCCATGGCCAAGATTTTCGAACAAGGAGGTCGCGGACAGATGCCCATGAACTGGACCATCAGCCCTGCACTAGCCGACATTGCTCCTGGCATGCTAAACTACTACTATGGCAAGGCATCAACCAACGACTGCTTTGTCTGCGGACCGTCTGGACTGGGCTATGCTATGCCATACGATGCCCACAACAAGGTGTACTATAGTCATATGCTCAAGACTGAACTGTTTGACAAATACACCCAACTTACACAACGCTATCTGGAGAAGACAGGACTACGCATCATCACCATCTGGGACAATATCAGTAATAACCAAGGAGCATGTTATGCTAAAAACTGCTCTTATCTCTACGGACTAACCATCAACGACTGGGAACGACAAAACGGGCGACTGACTGGAAAAATACAATCTGGGAGCTTGCCCATTGCACCCCTCTACCCATGTTATGCCAATAGCGCTGATGTGGTCAACGACTTCTTCAATCGCGACATCAGCAACTTCGATGGCAAGAAACCTATGTTCGTAACCGGACAGGTCACCGTGTGGGACGTCGGTCCCGACAAATTAGTGGCACTCAAGGAGAAGCTAAACACACTTTCACCCGGCAACGTCAGCATTGTGCGTGCAGACCACTGGTTTAGCTACTATCGCGAAGCCAATCACATGCCTTTCAACATCACCATGTTGGAAGACATGACAATCACCTCTTCTGCAGCAAAGACACCAGCAAGATATGCCGCCGACGGCTCGCCCTCGACAGGCAACATCTGGATTTCTCGTATGGCAAATCAGCAGAGCTGGATTCTGATGGACTTCAAAGAACCCTACGAAATCAGCCGCTATGTGATACGCCATGCAGAAACTTCGGGGCTCGATGCAGAATTAAACACTCGCGACTTCACCATGGAGATCAGCATGGACGGTGAAACATGGACCACAATCGGCACACACACAGGCAATACGGCTCCTGTAACCGATGTCACCATCACTCCCAGACAAGCACGATACGTCCGACTGAACGTCACTAATGGCGGTGCCGACGGATATATCCGCATCGGGGATATTGAAATAGAGGGGATGCACTAA
- a CDS encoding YgiQ family radical SAM protein, whose product MSLQLTDFLPTTKKEIELRGWNDVDIILFSGDAYVDHPSFGAAVIGRTLEAAGYKVAIVPQPDWHGDYRDFKKLGRPRLFFGISPGCMDSMVNKYTAARRLRSEDAYSPDGRHDMRPEYPTIVYSKILKELYPDVPVILGGIEASLRRLTHYDYWQDSLRKCILCDSGGDIIIYGMGEKPIVELARRLEAGQSIQDIKDIPQTVYLANKQNIEGGIRESDIILNSHEECLRNKRAEAENYRHIEEQSNMMHAQRLIQQVGNQYVVVNPPYPPMTTDEIDASFDLPYARQPHPKYKGKRIPAFEMIKFSVNIHRGCFGGCAFCTISAHQGKFIACRSKESILKEVKKVCQQPDFKGYLSDLGGPSANMYGMHGRNTKACEKCKRPSCIHPQICPNLVTNHSKLIDIYRSVDALPEIKKSFIGSGVRYDLLLHRGKDEEANKSAQEYTRELICNHVSGRLKVAPEHTSDRVLYLMRKPSFRQFEEFKRIFDKINKEGNLRQQIIPYFISSHPGCHEEDMAELAVLTKKLDFQLEQVQDFTPTPMTIATETWYTGYDPYTLEPVFSAKTPKEKLAQRQYFFWYKPEERRGIEQSLRRIGRTDLIPKLFPNTGGYTPSPYHNANRNISSYHDNNRTNKHSEKPKEEKRGRHRRNR is encoded by the coding sequence ATGAGCCTACAGCTGACTGACTTTCTACCTACTACCAAAAAAGAGATCGAACTTAGAGGATGGAACGATGTGGATATCATTCTGTTCTCAGGCGATGCTTATGTAGATCACCCATCGTTCGGAGCTGCTGTTATCGGGCGCACACTCGAAGCTGCAGGTTATAAGGTTGCCATTGTACCCCAACCCGACTGGCACGGAGATTACCGTGACTTCAAGAAGCTGGGGCGTCCGCGATTGTTCTTTGGCATATCGCCTGGCTGTATGGATTCGATGGTCAACAAATACACTGCTGCCCGACGACTCAGGTCAGAAGATGCCTACTCGCCAGACGGACGCCACGACATGCGCCCCGAATACCCAACGATTGTCTATTCGAAGATACTCAAAGAGCTTTATCCCGACGTCCCCGTCATTCTTGGCGGTATCGAGGCTTCGCTTCGTCGTCTTACGCACTACGACTACTGGCAGGATTCACTACGCAAGTGCATACTCTGTGACTCGGGTGGCGACATTATTATATATGGTATGGGCGAGAAGCCTATCGTAGAACTGGCACGTAGGCTAGAGGCCGGACAAAGCATTCAGGATATTAAGGACATACCTCAGACCGTTTATCTGGCCAACAAGCAAAATATAGAAGGAGGTATCAGGGAATCAGACATCATACTGAATTCGCACGAGGAATGTTTGAGAAACAAACGTGCCGAGGCAGAAAACTACAGACACATCGAAGAGCAGTCAAACATGATGCATGCACAACGACTCATCCAGCAAGTGGGAAACCAATATGTGGTGGTTAATCCTCCCTATCCTCCCATGACCACCGACGAGATTGATGCATCGTTCGACCTGCCATACGCACGTCAACCTCATCCTAAATACAAAGGGAAACGTATTCCTGCATTCGAGATGATTAAATTCAGCGTGAATATTCATCGCGGCTGTTTCGGAGGATGTGCTTTCTGCACAATATCAGCTCATCAGGGAAAATTTATCGCCTGTCGTTCTAAAGAAAGTATCCTGAAAGAAGTAAAGAAGGTCTGCCAGCAGCCCGACTTTAAAGGCTACCTCAGCGACTTAGGTGGTCCGTCTGCAAACATGTATGGCATGCACGGACGAAACACCAAGGCCTGCGAGAAATGCAAGCGCCCCAGTTGCATACATCCACAGATATGCCCTAACCTGGTCACGAACCATTCAAAACTGATTGATATCTACAGGTCTGTGGATGCGCTTCCCGAAATCAAGAAAAGCTTTATTGGCAGTGGCGTCCGCTACGATCTGTTATTACACAGAGGTAAAGACGAAGAGGCCAACAAGTCTGCCCAGGAATATACACGCGAATTGATATGCAATCACGTAAGCGGCCGATTAAAGGTGGCCCCAGAACATACCAGCGACCGCGTGCTCTATCTCATGCGCAAGCCTTCTTTCCGCCAGTTTGAAGAATTCAAGCGAATCTTCGACAAGATCAATAAGGAAGGTAATCTTCGACAACAGATTATCCCCTATTTTATCAGTTCCCATCCAGGTTGTCACGAGGAAGACATGGCAGAACTTGCTGTTCTCACAAAGAAACTCGATTTCCAGTTAGAACAGGTTCAAGACTTCACCCCGACACCCATGACCATAGCTACCGAGACCTGGTACACAGGGTATGATCCTTATACGTTAGAGCCCGTATTCTCGGCAAAAACGCCTAAAGAGAAATTGGCACAACGCCAATACTTCTTCTGGTATAAGCCAGAGGAACGCAGGGGCATCGAGCAAAGTCTGAGACGCATAGGGCGCACTGATCTCATTCCTAAGCTATTCCCCAACACTGGTGGTTATACACCCTCACCCTATCACAACGCTAACAGGAACATATCGTCATATCATGACAATAACAGAACAAATAAGCATAGCGAAAAGCCCAAAGAAGAAAAACGAGGACGGCATCGTCGTAACAGATAA